Proteins encoded together in one Fibrobacter sp. UWH4 window:
- a CDS encoding ABC transporter ATP-binding protein: MTLKKWLKKSLKGGIARFLPVAILASAADAGVLCGVRSFIEIIGGKTDIPLLAWLAGMVALALLRLFFLLGKSRISENWLYGVSSRVQAFFLHRLRSLPPRVFHTPKGEREVESAYEATVVLQNNGGVFFQAVQAVLQLMVFLPVLFYISWPLTLFLFVVIVPFVALLQRRLHRLGPAEESLMRLRSDFRGDLTLARRLFRQWSSRDERSGISDGLLKCVRRMRDEGASAAIKKSQLSLWAETVSVTAMVFVLAFCALLMGRGYMDASGLVLFASAVLLCYKPVKECARVMPQFRAAMSALDILEKFESLGVEGSVPARGFVSVMPAGDEVMVRDGRFRYEGADQDVFSDLEVRWSREKPVLVRGRNGVGKSTFLRLLAGLERWNSAKVSAPRDVFFVAQDLELPPRWMLLRLMNRLKADEKDKLIVLEKFMTAAGTAPLLEKPGLSGGERARVALLWALASAASTVLLDEPFASVSLDDREPLLVAYLDAAKKLGKWTIIVSHDVLSAEVECIFKTECF; the protein is encoded by the coding sequence GTGACTTTGAAGAAATGGCTAAAAAAGTCCCTTAAGGGGGGTATCGCCCGCTTTTTACCGGTGGCTATTCTTGCAAGTGCCGCCGATGCGGGGGTATTGTGTGGTGTGCGCTCCTTCATCGAGATTATCGGGGGCAAAACGGATATCCCGTTGCTGGCTTGGCTCGCCGGGATGGTCGCGCTTGCGCTACTGCGACTTTTTTTTCTGTTGGGCAAGTCAAGAATTTCGGAAAATTGGCTTTACGGGGTGTCGTCGCGGGTGCAGGCTTTCTTCCTGCACCGACTGCGTAGTTTGCCTCCGAGGGTATTCCATACGCCGAAGGGGGAGCGCGAGGTTGAATCTGCTTACGAGGCGACTGTCGTGTTGCAGAATAACGGCGGTGTCTTTTTTCAGGCGGTGCAGGCAGTGCTCCAGCTGATGGTGTTTTTGCCGGTGCTGTTCTACATTTCGTGGCCGCTGACGTTGTTTCTTTTTGTGGTGATCGTTCCCTTCGTGGCGTTACTGCAGCGGAGATTGCACAGGCTCGGTCCTGCCGAGGAATCCCTGATGCGTCTGCGTTCCGATTTTCGGGGAGACCTGACGCTTGCCCGGCGGCTGTTTAGGCAGTGGAGTAGTCGCGATGAACGGAGCGGCATTTCGGATGGACTGCTGAAGTGTGTACGTCGTATGCGAGACGAAGGGGCTTCGGCGGCAATCAAGAAATCGCAACTTTCGCTATGGGCCGAAACGGTCTCGGTTACCGCGATGGTGTTTGTTCTTGCCTTCTGCGCACTCCTGATGGGGCGCGGTTACATGGATGCTTCGGGGCTCGTCCTCTTTGCTTCGGCGGTTTTGCTTTGCTACAAGCCGGTCAAGGAGTGTGCTAGAGTTATGCCGCAGTTCCGTGCGGCGATGAGCGCGCTGGATATCCTGGAAAAATTTGAATCGCTCGGAGTTGAGGGGAGCGTTCCTGCAAGAGGCTTCGTTTCTGTGATGCCTGCGGGAGATGAAGTCATGGTCCGCGATGGGCGTTTCCGTTACGAGGGGGCGGATCAAGACGTGTTTAGTGACCTTGAAGTCCGCTGGTCTCGTGAAAAGCCTGTGCTTGTCCGGGGCAGGAACGGTGTCGGCAAGTCTACTTTTTTACGCTTGCTGGCGGGGCTTGAGCGGTGGAACTCGGCCAAGGTGTCTGCTCCCCGCGATGTTTTTTTCGTGGCGCAGGATTTGGAACTTCCGCCTCGGTGGATGCTTTTGCGTTTGATGAATCGGTTAAAGGCGGATGAAAAGGATAAATTGATTGTTCTCGAAAAGTTTATGACTGCGGCGGGGACTGCTCCGTTGCTTGAAAAACCGGGGCTGTCCGGGGGCGAGCGGGCGCGGGTGGCTTTGCTATGGGCGCTAGCCTCGGCGGCTTCGACGGTGCTCTTGGATGAACCGTTTGCCTCGGTATCGCTGGACGACAGGGAACCGTTGCTTGTTGCCTATCTAGATGCGGCGAAAAAATTGGGGAAATGGACAATAATTGTGAGTCACGATGTACTTTCTGCTGAAGTTGAATGTATATTTAAAACAGAGTGTTTTTAA
- a CDS encoding glycosyltransferase N-terminal domain-containing protein: MGLGIRFGKMVWNVAAGSVARAACLLPGIDQEYRIEERLSGPWPVGPYLWLHGASLGECRMLLNLACALREDLADCPKILITSQKAEVVSYLNEACAGIADVSIAPADIPSTLDSFVKAVQPLGLVLAENELWPGYLSTLSRISTRKNIALVSGRYRRSLPFLDFSGMGIACLQTAADLGRFSYASKGAVPCTMGGDWKLLNWARDGGLVCAPENPVVDVVFLSFHLEESEALLRMAKDSVDKGEAPVLMPRRLAELNQFRRLLLDAGLPVVDYPVVRKGCVSLVSRFGLSREILLKSRSAVVGGSFVRTLGVHDFWEPVRMGVATCVGPYAKGHEDIVAKLVSAHVLAQIHSPVDFLRRRFPSVDAVRLSLAQEKKKVLDSYFLLLNFIKGLK, encoded by the coding sequence ATGGGCTTAGGCATACGCTTTGGCAAGATGGTGTGGAATGTTGCCGCCGGTTCGGTGGCTCGTGCCGCTTGCTTGTTGCCGGGTATAGACCAGGAATATCGAATAGAGGAACGCTTATCGGGACCGTGGCCTGTCGGCCCTTATCTGTGGCTGCACGGAGCGAGCTTGGGTGAGTGCCGCATGTTGCTGAATCTGGCCTGTGCCCTTCGCGAGGACTTGGCCGATTGTCCGAAAATCTTGATTACGTCTCAGAAAGCCGAGGTCGTCTCTTATTTGAACGAGGCCTGCGCCGGCATCGCGGATGTGTCAATTGCGCCGGCGGACATTCCTTCTACGTTGGATTCTTTCGTGAAGGCGGTGCAACCCCTGGGGCTGGTTCTTGCAGAAAATGAGCTTTGGCCGGGTTATCTTTCGACCCTTTCTAGGATTTCGACAAGGAAAAATATTGCGCTTGTGTCGGGGCGTTATCGACGCTCGTTACCGTTCCTTGATTTTTCGGGAATGGGAATTGCGTGCCTGCAGACTGCTGCCGACCTGGGGCGTTTTTCCTATGCGAGCAAGGGCGCCGTTCCCTGTACCATGGGTGGCGACTGGAAACTCTTGAACTGGGCGCGCGACGGTGGACTTGTCTGTGCTCCTGAAAACCCTGTCGTTGACGTGGTCTTTCTCTCGTTTCATCTGGAAGAATCCGAGGCGCTTTTGCGCATGGCGAAGGATTCTGTCGACAAGGGGGAAGCTCCGGTGCTGATGCCCCGTCGACTAGCCGAACTGAACCAGTTCCGTAGGTTGTTGCTGGATGCTGGACTGCCTGTGGTGGACTATCCTGTCGTGCGGAAGGGGTGCGTTTCGCTGGTGTCTCGTTTTGGACTTTCCCGAGAAATTCTGTTGAAAAGCAGGAGTGCTGTCGTTGGAGGGTCGTTTGTGCGGACGCTTGGCGTCCATGATTTTTGGGAGCCGGTACGGATGGGTGTTGCGACTTGCGTGGGGCCTTACGCCAAGGGGCACGAAGATATCGTGGCAAAACTCGTGTCGGCGCATGTGCTGGCACAGATCCATTCGCCGGTTGATTTCTTGCGCCGTCGGTTTCCGTCGGTCGATGCGGTGCGCTTGAGCCTTGCGCAGGAAAAGAAGAAGGTTTTAGATTCCTATTTTTTGTTGCTGAATTTTATAAAGGGCCTTAAATGA
- a CDS encoding isoprenylcysteine carboxylmethyltransferase family protein produces MEEQLNSQPNESKSQVESVKENCSASEQAPQNPAPQAEAKTVNFPEVDDRPPRPFLYRYRGIILAVLAVVALAFPAGDLEIVPFLIFINIFIIAVYLRVKARCCIGEHTRGNAQDAPVHVTWGAYGRMRHPLYVSNMAIGVSLIVLHFGLSLFVLPFVAILLAIGFRLAKLDDRYLEKRYGDQWKLWAMHTPAFIPREIHVPGPRRSGKEAILADMASWVSLALMVGLALFRKVDFLIWA; encoded by the coding sequence ATGGAAGAACAGTTGAATTCTCAACCGAATGAATCTAAGAGTCAAGTAGAATCCGTCAAGGAGAATTGTTCCGCTTCGGAGCAGGCTCCGCAGAATCCTGCGCCTCAAGCCGAGGCGAAAACGGTTAATTTCCCCGAAGTGGATGATCGTCCTCCGCGTCCATTCCTTTACCGCTACCGTGGAATTATACTCGCTGTTCTTGCCGTGGTGGCTCTGGCTTTCCCGGCGGGAGATCTCGAGATTGTCCCGTTCTTGATTTTTATCAACATCTTTATCATTGCCGTCTATCTGCGAGTCAAGGCGCGATGCTGCATTGGAGAGCATACCCGTGGCAATGCGCAGGACGCTCCTGTGCATGTTACCTGGGGGGCTTATGGCCGGATGCGTCATCCGCTTTACGTGTCCAACATGGCCATTGGTGTATCCCTGATTGTTCTTCATTTTGGACTCAGCCTGTTCGTTCTTCCGTTCGTGGCGATTTTGCTTGCAATCGGATTCAGGCTTGCGAAACTGGATGACCGTTATCTCGAAAAACGCTACGGTGATCAGTGGAAACTCTGGGCGATGCATACTCCTGCTTTTATTCCTCGCGAAATTCATGTCCCGGGACCGAGGCGCAGCGGAAAGGAAGCGATTCTTGCCGACATGGCCTCGTGGGTTAGCCTTGCGCTGATGGTGGGGCTTGCCTTGTTCAGGAAGGTTGATTTCTTGATATGGGCTTAG
- the ispH gene encoding 4-hydroxy-3-methylbut-2-enyl diphosphate reductase has product MKKVILATPRGFCAGVDRAIHVVERAIEKFGTPIYVRHEIVHNKFVVDTLKSKGVVFVDELDEVPAGSVVIFSAHGVAEEIYADAEKRGLQVLDASCPLVLKVHFSAKRHYAAGRHIILIGHAGHAEVIGTLGQLPPGAITLIKNEKDARTVQVPEGKELAYITQTTLSVAETRKIIEALKERFPKIIGPDAGDLCYATGNRQAAVLDLCSKVNMLLVVGAKNSSNSSRLMELGLEQGIQSHLIASVDDLQAEWFENIESVGISSGASAPEVLVQGVVDWIKAKFAPVEIENFVKLVESTKFNLPKALQD; this is encoded by the coding sequence ATGAAAAAAGTGATTCTTGCGACCCCCAGAGGATTCTGTGCCGGCGTAGACCGAGCTATTCATGTGGTGGAACGCGCCATCGAAAAATTCGGGACTCCTATTTATGTGCGTCACGAGATAGTGCATAACAAGTTCGTGGTCGATACGCTCAAGTCGAAAGGCGTCGTTTTTGTCGATGAACTGGATGAGGTCCCTGCCGGTTCGGTGGTGATTTTTTCGGCCCATGGAGTTGCCGAAGAAATTTATGCCGATGCCGAAAAACGCGGACTGCAGGTGCTGGATGCGAGCTGTCCGCTGGTGCTCAAGGTCCATTTCAGTGCTAAGCGTCATTATGCCGCCGGTCGTCATATCATCTTGATTGGTCATGCGGGACATGCCGAGGTAATTGGCACCTTGGGACAGCTTCCGCCGGGGGCGATTACGCTGATCAAGAACGAAAAAGATGCACGGACGGTGCAAGTCCCCGAAGGAAAGGAACTCGCCTACATTACGCAGACGACTCTTTCCGTAGCCGAGACTCGCAAGATTATCGAGGCTCTCAAGGAACGTTTCCCTAAAATTATCGGACCCGATGCGGGGGATCTCTGCTATGCGACGGGTAACCGCCAGGCGGCGGTCCTCGATCTCTGCTCCAAGGTGAATATGCTTTTGGTCGTTGGCGCCAAGAATTCCTCCAATTCGAGCCGTCTGATGGAGCTTGGACTTGAACAGGGGATCCAGAGTCATTTAATTGCCTCGGTTGACGACCTGCAAGCGGAATGGTTCGAAAATATTGAATCGGTCGGCATTTCGAGCGGAGCCAGCGCGCCTGAAGTGCTTGTTCAGGGGGTTGTCGACTGGATCAAGGCGAAATTTGCCCCAGTGGAAATCGAAAATTTTGTAAAATTAGTGGAATCGACCAAGTTTAATTTGCCAAAGGCATTGCAAGATTGA